Proteins encoded in a region of the Streptomyces sp. NBC_01298 genome:
- a CDS encoding RNA polymerase sigma factor — MLGDDAELTTAVLAAQDGDELAFRSVYRAVHPRLLGYVRTLVGDGDAEDVTSEAWLQIARDLDSFTGDADRFRGWAARIARNRALDHIRMRGRRPAVGGDETELTGHAAESDTAGEAMESLSTCRTMELIAQLPQDQAEAVVLRVVVGLDAKSAAETLGKRPGAVRTAAHRGLKKLAELLDGDEYFDPGSDGGPGSGSPVAVGSGRARGLGDNDGSRARGAGGGRDLDAVPAQRVRAADLVEQTGVTDSRWRTQKDM, encoded by the coding sequence TTGCTGGGGGACGACGCGGAGCTGACCACCGCGGTGCTCGCGGCACAAGACGGCGACGAGCTCGCGTTCCGTTCTGTGTACCGCGCCGTGCACCCGCGCCTGCTCGGATACGTCCGCACGCTCGTCGGGGACGGCGACGCCGAGGACGTCACCTCCGAAGCCTGGCTGCAGATCGCCCGCGACCTCGACTCCTTCACCGGCGACGCCGACCGCTTCCGCGGCTGGGCCGCCCGCATCGCCCGCAACCGGGCCCTCGACCACATCCGCATGCGCGGGCGCCGGCCCGCCGTCGGTGGGGACGAGACCGAGCTGACGGGCCACGCCGCCGAGTCCGACACCGCCGGCGAGGCCATGGAATCCCTCTCCACCTGCCGCACGATGGAACTCATAGCCCAGCTCCCGCAGGACCAGGCCGAGGCCGTCGTCCTGCGGGTGGTCGTCGGCCTCGACGCCAAGAGCGCGGCCGAGACCCTGGGCAAGCGGCCCGGCGCGGTGCGCACCGCCGCGCACCGGGGCCTGAAGAAGCTGGCCGAGCTGCTCGACGGGGACGAGTACTTCGACCCCGGCTCCGACGGCGGGCCGGGTTCCGGCTCCCCCGTCGCCGTCGGCTCCGGGCGGGCGCGCGGCCTCGGCGATAATGACGGGAGTCGCGCACGGGGCGCGGGGGGCGGACGGGACCTCGACGCCGTACCGGCGCAGCGGGTCCGCGCCGCGGATCTCGTAGAACAAACCGGTGTGACGGATTCACGTTGGCGGACGCAGAAGGACATGTGA
- a CDS encoding 2-oxo-4-hydroxy-4-carboxy-5-ureidoimidazoline decarboxylase produces the protein MAGHPRHATRSPTLSSHLPAQARGGSDPSHGSHPLHDDGRFDGTGLARFNALSPEAAHSALLHCCGSRRWAHRVAAHRPYPDFGALLAAADEASYDLSQGDLSEALAGEFPPELEHGAAYAALLALDAAHGEYERTFGHAFVICLDGTTPAEQADQLLAAIRRRMELDVDEERAISADELRRVAQVRLADLTHWLTSTDGVSAAEFGLFAPVG, from the coding sequence GTGGCGGGACACCCGCGCCACGCCACGAGGAGCCCCACGCTGTCCAGCCACCTTCCGGCACAGGCCCGAGGAGGCTCCGACCCTTCCCACGGCTCCCACCCCCTCCACGACGACGGCCGTTTCGACGGTACCGGGCTCGCGCGCTTCAACGCCCTGTCCCCCGAAGCCGCGCACTCCGCCCTGCTGCACTGCTGTGGCAGCCGGCGCTGGGCCCACCGGGTGGCCGCCCACCGCCCTTACCCCGACTTCGGCGCGCTACTCGCCGCCGCGGACGAAGCTTCGTACGACCTTTCCCAGGGCGACCTCTCCGAGGCGCTGGCCGGCGAGTTCCCGCCGGAGCTGGAGCACGGGGCCGCGTACGCCGCGCTCCTCGCGCTCGACGCGGCGCACGGGGAGTACGAGCGGACCTTCGGGCACGCCTTCGTGATCTGCCTCGACGGGACCACTCCGGCGGAGCAGGCGGACCAGCTGCTGGCCGCGATCCGGCGGCGGATGGAGCTGGACGTGGACGAGGAGCGTGCGATCTCCGCGGACGAGCTCCGTCGCGTCGCGCAGGTCCGGCTCGCCGACCTGACACACTGGCTGACCTCTACGGATGGGGTATCTGCGGCCGAATTCGGTCTATTCGCCCCTGTGGGATAG
- a CDS encoding thiol-disulfide oxidoreductase DCC family protein → MDHARRGLITVAATRTRHLTVLYDANCPLCVHIRHWLLGQRWLVPLRLIPAASVEAQRLYPRLDHASTLKEITVIGDSGQVWRGTDAFIVCLWALAEHRPKANWLATPAGRPFARAAMYTASTWREALRDGSPPKDGEPACDVQCSAPR, encoded by the coding sequence GTGGACCATGCCCGCCGGGGCCTGATCACCGTGGCCGCCACCCGGACCCGGCACCTCACGGTGCTCTACGACGCGAACTGCCCGCTCTGCGTGCACATCCGGCACTGGCTGCTCGGCCAGCGTTGGCTCGTACCCCTCAGACTCATCCCCGCGGCCTCCGTCGAGGCGCAGCGGCTGTACCCGCGGCTCGACCACGCCTCGACGCTGAAGGAGATCACCGTCATCGGCGACTCCGGACAGGTGTGGAGGGGGACGGACGCCTTCATCGTCTGCCTGTGGGCGCTGGCCGAGCACCGGCCGAAGGCGAACTGGCTGGCCACCCCGGCCGGCCGGCCCTTCGCCCGGGCGGCCATGTACACCGCGTCCACCTGGCGCGAGGCCCTGCGGGACGGGTCCCCGCCGAAGGACGGGGAACCGGCCTGTGACGTCCAGTGTTCCGCGCCCCGATAG
- a CDS encoding TetR family transcriptional regulator encodes MTDQKAPKSEQTRTLILETALRLFQERGFDKTTMRGIAKEAGVSVGNAYYYFESKEHLVQGFYDRIGAAHLAAVRPILDRETDLQKRLAGVLTSWLDIAAPYHEFASQFFKNAADPESPLSPFSPESEPARKQAIDMHREVLAGAKTKVPDELADVLPELMWLSQMGLVLYWVFDRSPDSEKTRKLAQRGAQLTTRGIILARFRVLRPLVREVHELFTDFLPGMAQSAVSRPGRKRASDPDAGPEEGPEVGPEVGP; translated from the coding sequence GTGACTGATCAGAAGGCTCCCAAGAGCGAGCAGACCCGCACGCTCATCCTCGAGACCGCGCTCCGCCTCTTCCAGGAGCGCGGCTTCGACAAGACGACGATGCGCGGTATCGCCAAGGAGGCCGGAGTATCGGTCGGCAACGCCTACTACTACTTCGAGTCCAAGGAACACCTGGTCCAGGGTTTCTACGACCGGATCGGCGCCGCCCACCTGGCGGCGGTCCGGCCGATCCTGGACCGGGAGACCGATCTGCAGAAGCGGCTCGCGGGCGTCCTGACCAGCTGGCTGGACATCGCGGCGCCGTACCACGAGTTCGCCTCGCAGTTCTTCAAGAACGCCGCGGACCCGGAGAGCCCGCTCAGCCCGTTCTCCCCGGAGTCGGAGCCGGCCCGCAAGCAGGCGATCGACATGCACCGCGAGGTGCTGGCGGGGGCCAAGACCAAGGTGCCGGACGAGCTGGCCGACGTACTGCCGGAGCTGATGTGGCTCTCGCAGATGGGCCTGGTCCTCTACTGGGTCTTCGACCGCTCCCCGGACAGCGAGAAGACCCGCAAGCTCGCACAGCGCGGCGCGCAGCTCACGACCCGGGGCATCATCCTGGCCCGGTTCCGGGTGCTGCGGCCGCTGGTGCGCGAGGTGCACGAGCTGTTCACGGACTTCCTGCCGGGCATGGCCCAGTCGGCCGTGTCCCGTCCGGGCCGCAAGCGGGCCTCCGACCCCGACGCGGGGCCGGAGGAGGGCCCGGAGGTCGGCCCGGAGGTCGGCCCGTAG
- a CDS encoding succinate dehydrogenase hydrophobic membrane anchor subunit, producing the protein MSSDTSFEKVIGDVEGVSLYDVDNPAPYIEAPRKRTSKTPRSTRGNFEMVAWLFMRLSGIVLVVLVLGHLLIQLVLDGGVSKIGFAFVAGRWASPFWQGWDLLMLWLAMLHGSNGLRTVINDYAERANTRLWLKGLLYTATVFTILLGTLVIFTFDPNIR; encoded by the coding sequence ATGTCTTCTGACACTTCTTTCGAAAAGGTCATCGGTGACGTGGAGGGCGTGTCCCTCTACGACGTCGACAACCCGGCGCCGTACATCGAGGCCCCGCGCAAGCGCACCAGCAAGACCCCGCGCTCCACGCGCGGCAACTTCGAGATGGTCGCGTGGCTCTTCATGCGCCTCTCGGGCATCGTGCTCGTCGTCCTGGTCCTCGGCCACCTGCTGATCCAGCTCGTGCTCGACGGCGGAGTCTCCAAGATCGGCTTCGCCTTCGTGGCCGGCCGCTGGGCCTCCCCGTTCTGGCAGGGCTGGGACCTGCTGATGCTGTGGCTCGCGATGCTGCACGGCTCGAACGGTCTGCGTACCGTCATCAACGACTACGCGGAGCGCGCCAACACGCGTCTGTGGCTCAAGGGCCTGCTCTACACCGCCACGGTGTTCACCATTCTTCTGGGCACGCTGGTGATCTTCACCTTCGACCCGAACATCCGCTAG
- a CDS encoding metallophosphoesterase: MTIVLIAAVALLVVTLLVLVHRWLWIRLVRDTTTRGGAVRRTGTALAFALPLLSVAALVAGRAGAPFWLERTVAWPGYLWLAVLLYLSLAMLVAEPIRAVWLRRLNGPRSRAAAAGTNTTAPGAQPRYAVTGTDLWEPGAEPHGTPAAAGPDPSGPGAPPRNAAAGGDLTGSGAEPHRAAEPHGPVRREGAGRGSAPQATLAAAAGRAATAEHAAPAGQHATAADLAVADPAQATEAQADSAEAGSAESTRAGLSRRRFARIVAGTAAAATAATVGHGTYGVLRGPRVKRVQVPLAKLPRAAHGFRIAVVSDIHLGPILGHAHTTRIVDTINRTQPDLIAVVGDLVDGSVEDLGPAAEPLRGLRSRHGSYFVTGNHEYFSGARQWVEHVRELGLTPLENARRELPYFDLAGVNDIAGESEGQGPDFQAALGDRDRTRTAVLLAHQPIVIDDAVRYGADLQLSGHTHGGQLWPGNYVAELANPTVAGLERYGDTQLYVSRGAGAWGPPVRVGAPSDITVVELASYQA, from the coding sequence GTGACGATCGTTCTCATCGCGGCGGTGGCCCTGCTGGTCGTCACCCTCCTGGTCCTGGTGCACCGCTGGCTCTGGATCCGCCTGGTCCGCGACACCACCACCCGCGGCGGCGCGGTCCGCCGCACGGGCACCGCCCTGGCCTTCGCGCTCCCGCTCCTGTCCGTGGCCGCGCTCGTGGCGGGCCGGGCGGGAGCCCCCTTCTGGCTGGAGCGCACGGTCGCCTGGCCCGGCTACCTCTGGCTGGCCGTCCTCCTGTACCTCTCCCTGGCGATGCTCGTGGCCGAGCCGATCCGAGCGGTCTGGCTCCGCCGGCTGAACGGACCCAGGTCCCGGGCCGCCGCCGCAGGCACGAACACCACGGCGCCCGGGGCGCAGCCCCGTTACGCCGTCACGGGCACGGACCTCTGGGAGCCCGGGGCGGAGCCCCACGGCACCCCCGCCGCCGCGGGCCCGGACCCCTCGGGGCCCGGGGCGCCGCCCCGAAACGCCGCCGCGGGCGGCGACCTCACGGGGTCTGGGGCGGAGCCCCACCGCGCGGCGGAGCCGCATGGTCCGGTGCGGCGGGAAGGGGCGGGGAGGGGATCAGCGCCGCAGGCCACCCTCGCAGCCGCGGCCGGGCGTGCGGCCACGGCCGAACACGCGGCACCGGCCGGGCAGCACGCCACGGCGGCCGACCTCGCGGTCGCCGACCCGGCGCAGGCCACCGAGGCGCAGGCCGACTCCGCGGAGGCGGGCTCCGCCGAGTCCACCCGGGCGGGCCTCAGCCGCCGCCGCTTCGCGCGGATCGTCGCCGGCACGGCCGCCGCCGCCACGGCCGCCACCGTCGGCCACGGCACGTACGGAGTCCTCCGCGGCCCCCGCGTGAAGCGGGTCCAGGTCCCCCTGGCGAAGCTGCCCCGCGCGGCCCACGGCTTCCGCATCGCCGTCGTCAGCGACATCCACCTCGGCCCGATCCTGGGCCACGCCCACACCACCCGCATCGTCGACACGATCAACCGCACGCAGCCCGACCTGATCGCCGTCGTCGGCGACCTCGTCGACGGCAGCGTCGAGGACCTCGGCCCCGCCGCCGAACCGCTCCGCGGCCTCCGCTCGCGCCACGGCTCGTACTTCGTCACCGGCAACCACGAGTACTTCTCCGGCGCCCGGCAGTGGGTCGAGCACGTCCGCGAGCTCGGCCTCACCCCGCTGGAGAACGCCCGCCGCGAGCTTCCGTACTTCGACCTCGCCGGGGTCAACGACATCGCGGGCGAGAGCGAGGGCCAGGGTCCGGACTTCCAGGCGGCCCTCGGCGACCGGGACCGTACCCGCACCGCCGTGCTCCTCGCCCACCAGCCGATCGTGATCGACGACGCCGTCCGCTACGGGGCGGACCTCCAGCTCTCGGGCCACACCCACGGAGGGCAGCTCTGGCCCGGCAACTACGTCGCCGAGCTCGCCAACCCCACCGTCGCCGGGCTGGAGCGGTACGGCGACACCCAGCTGTACGTCTCGCGAGGCGCGGGCGCCTGGGGCCCGCCGGTCCGGGTCGGCGCGCCGTCGGACATCACAGTCGTCGAACTCGCCTCATATCAGGCCTGA
- a CDS encoding ABC transporter substrate-binding protein, translating to MRSVRSKVIAAGLVLGVAGVGTWQLLPETAGGGKPIRVGTSDVVSSLDPAGAYDAGSWALFSNVYQSLLTIKPGADTPVPDAAAACNFIGDKLTTYQCELRPDVKFSSGRAITAEDVKYSFDRIKAINSDQGPAPLFNTLESVKAEGRTVTFSLSAGDATFPFKIATGAASIVDKDKYPAKALREEEKVDGSGPFTLGDYAAGASAELKPNASYKGQGKVSKSAVTVKYFKDSAQLDQAWTDHGIEVAHRDMPPAVLADLNPGLEDTRYQASGGTEIRSMVFNLRPGSPVAQPAVRQAVAAIVDRAKVATEVYKGTVTPLYSLVPAGIAAHSTPFFDAWPSPNGLTAKKLLKDAGITTPVAITLGVNERGSSVPEAEELKAQLESTGLFKLTVKPVEKWTDFQKAYAAGEFDAYTIGWIADFPDADNFLAPLVGAGNSMNSGYSDKGVDALIARTQSFSDRGAAANDFRDLQKLVAQQVPMMPIWQKKDYVMSREAVAGAQYLSDGTGVWRLWELGWL from the coding sequence CTGCGGTCTGTCCGCTCGAAAGTCATCGCGGCCGGGCTGGTCCTCGGCGTGGCCGGCGTCGGCACCTGGCAGTTGCTGCCGGAGACCGCCGGAGGCGGCAAGCCGATCCGCGTCGGCACGAGCGACGTGGTCTCCTCCCTCGACCCCGCGGGCGCGTACGACGCCGGCTCCTGGGCCCTGTTCAGCAACGTCTACCAGTCGCTGCTGACCATCAAGCCCGGTGCGGACACCCCGGTGCCCGACGCGGCCGCCGCCTGCAACTTCATCGGCGACAAGCTCACCACGTACCAGTGCGAGCTGCGCCCGGACGTGAAGTTCTCCTCCGGTCGCGCGATCACCGCCGAGGACGTCAAGTACTCCTTCGACCGGATCAAGGCGATCAACTCCGACCAGGGCCCGGCGCCGCTGTTCAACACCCTGGAATCGGTCAAGGCCGAGGGCCGCACCGTCACCTTCAGTCTCTCCGCCGGGGACGCCACCTTCCCGTTCAAGATCGCGACGGGCGCCGCCTCGATCGTGGACAAGGACAAGTACCCGGCCAAGGCCCTGCGCGAGGAGGAGAAGGTCGACGGTTCCGGCCCCTTCACCCTCGGTGACTACGCGGCCGGCGCGAGCGCCGAGCTCAAGCCCAACGCCTCGTACAAGGGCCAGGGCAAGGTCTCCAAGAGCGCGGTCACCGTCAAGTACTTCAAGGACTCCGCGCAGTTGGACCAGGCCTGGACCGACCACGGGATCGAGGTCGCCCACCGCGACATGCCCCCGGCGGTCCTGGCCGACCTGAACCCGGGCCTGGAGGACACCCGGTACCAGGCTTCGGGCGGTACGGAGATCCGCAGCATGGTCTTCAACCTCCGCCCCGGCTCCCCGGTGGCCCAGCCCGCCGTCCGCCAGGCCGTCGCCGCGATCGTGGACCGGGCCAAGGTCGCGACCGAGGTCTACAAGGGCACCGTCACCCCGCTCTACTCGCTCGTCCCGGCGGGCATCGCCGCCCACAGCACGCCGTTCTTCGACGCCTGGCCCTCGCCGAACGGGCTCACCGCGAAGAAGCTGCTCAAGGACGCCGGCATCACCACCCCCGTCGCGATCACCCTCGGGGTCAACGAGCGCGGCTCGAGCGTCCCGGAGGCCGAGGAGCTGAAGGCGCAGCTGGAGTCCACCGGGCTCTTCAAGCTGACCGTCAAGCCGGTCGAGAAGTGGACCGACTTCCAGAAGGCCTACGCGGCGGGCGAGTTCGACGCCTACACCATCGGCTGGATCGCCGACTTCCCGGACGCGGACAACTTCCTCGCCCCGCTCGTCGGCGCCGGCAACTCGATGAACAGCGGCTACTCCGACAAGGGCGTCGACGCCCTCATCGCCCGTACCCAGTCCTTCTCCGACCGCGGGGCGGCCGCCAACGACTTCCGCGACCTGCAGAAGCTGGTCGCGCAGCAGGTCCCGATGATGCCGATCTGGCAGAAGAAGGACTACGTGATGTCCCGCGAGGCCGTCGCGGGCGCCCAGTACCTCTCGGACGGCACCGGCGTGTGGCGGCTGTGGGAACTCGGCTGGCTGTAG
- a CDS encoding succinate dehydrogenase iron-sulfur subunit, with protein MATPTLSKTDQMEAAAAASPFITVTFRIRRFNPEISDESTWQDFQIEIDPKERVLDGLHKIKWDLDGTLTFRRSCAHGICGSDAMRINGKNRLACKTLIKDINPEKPITVEAIKGLTVMKDLVVDMEPFFQAYRDVMPFLVTKGNEPTRERLQSAEDRERFDDTTKCILCAACTSSCPVFWNDGQYFGPAAIVNAHRFIFDSRDEAGEQRLEILNDKDGVWRCRTTFNCTDACPRGIEVTKAIQEVKRALITRRF; from the coding sequence ATGGCCACCCCGACCCTCAGCAAGACGGACCAGATGGAGGCGGCGGCCGCCGCTTCGCCGTTCATCACGGTCACGTTCCGGATCCGCCGGTTCAACCCGGAGATCTCGGACGAGTCGACCTGGCAGGACTTCCAGATCGAGATCGACCCGAAGGAGCGCGTGCTCGACGGTCTCCACAAGATCAAGTGGGACCTCGACGGCACGCTGACCTTCCGTCGCTCGTGCGCGCACGGCATCTGCGGCTCCGACGCGATGCGGATCAACGGCAAGAACAGGCTCGCCTGCAAGACGCTGATCAAGGACATCAACCCGGAGAAGCCGATCACGGTCGAGGCCATCAAGGGCCTCACCGTGATGAAGGACCTCGTGGTCGACATGGAGCCCTTCTTCCAGGCGTACCGGGACGTCATGCCGTTCCTGGTCACCAAGGGCAACGAGCCGACGCGCGAGCGCCTGCAGTCCGCCGAGGACCGCGAGCGCTTCGACGACACCACCAAGTGCATCCTGTGCGCCGCGTGCACGTCCTCGTGCCCGGTGTTCTGGAACGACGGCCAGTACTTCGGCCCGGCGGCGATCGTCAACGCGCACCGCTTCATCTTCGACTCGCGTGACGAGGCGGGCGAGCAGCGCCTGGAGATCCTCAACGACAAGGACGGCGTGTGGCGTTGCCGCACGACCTTCAACTGCACCGACGCGTGCCCCCGTGGCATCGAGGTCACGAAGGCGATCCAGGAAGTGAAGCGGGCACTGATCACCCGCCGCTTCTAG
- the sdhA gene encoding succinate dehydrogenase flavoprotein subunit: MKIHKYDTVIVGAGGAGMRAAIESTKRSRTAVLTKLYPTRSHTGAAQGGMAAALANVEDDNWEWHTFDTVKGGDYLVDQDAAEILAKEAIDAVLDLEKMGLPFNRTPDGTIDQRRFGGHSRNHGEAPVRRSCYAADRTGHMILQTLYQNCVKEGVEFFNEFYVLDQLLVEEDGVQKSAGVVAYELATGEIHVFQAKSVIYASGGTGKFFKVTSNAHTLTGDGQAACYRRGLPLEDMEFFQFHPTGIWRMGILLTEGARGEGGILRNKDGERFMEKYAPVMKDLASRDVVSRSIYTEIREGRGCGPAGDHVYLDLTHLPPEQLDAKLPDITEFARTYLGIEPYTDPIPIQPTAHYAMGGIPTNVEGEVLRDNTTVVPGLYAAGEVACVSVHGANRLGTNSLLDINVFGKRSGIAAAAYAHAHDYVELPENPAQQVIDQVERLRNSTGNERVADLRLELQETMDACVMVFRTEQTIKTAVEKIAELRERYLNVSVQDKGKRFNTDLLEAIELGNLLDLAEVMAVSALARKESRGGHYREDYPNRDDVNFMRHTMAYREVGDDGKDSVRLDYKPVVVTRYQPMERKY, encoded by the coding sequence ATGAAGATCCACAAGTACGACACCGTCATCGTCGGTGCGGGCGGCGCAGGCATGCGCGCCGCCATCGAGTCGACGAAGCGCAGCCGCACCGCCGTGCTGACCAAGCTCTACCCCACCCGATCCCACACGGGCGCGGCGCAGGGCGGCATGGCCGCCGCGCTCGCCAACGTGGAGGACGACAACTGGGAGTGGCACACCTTCGACACGGTCAAGGGCGGTGACTACCTGGTCGACCAGGACGCCGCCGAGATCCTGGCGAAGGAGGCCATCGACGCGGTCCTGGACCTCGAGAAGATGGGTCTGCCGTTCAACCGCACCCCGGACGGCACCATCGACCAGCGCCGCTTCGGCGGGCACTCCCGCAACCACGGTGAGGCGCCGGTCCGCCGGTCCTGCTACGCCGCGGACCGCACCGGTCACATGATCCTCCAGACCCTCTACCAGAACTGCGTCAAGGAGGGCGTGGAGTTCTTCAACGAGTTCTACGTCCTGGACCAGCTCCTGGTCGAGGAGGACGGCGTCCAGAAGTCGGCCGGCGTGGTCGCGTACGAGCTCGCCACCGGCGAGATCCACGTGTTCCAGGCGAAGTCCGTCATCTACGCCTCCGGCGGCACCGGCAAGTTCTTCAAGGTGACCTCCAACGCGCACACCCTCACGGGTGACGGCCAGGCGGCCTGCTACCGCCGCGGCCTGCCGCTGGAGGACATGGAGTTCTTCCAGTTCCACCCGACCGGCATCTGGCGCATGGGCATCCTGCTGACGGAGGGCGCCCGCGGTGAGGGCGGCATCCTCCGCAACAAGGACGGCGAGCGCTTCATGGAGAAGTACGCGCCGGTCATGAAGGACCTCGCGTCCCGTGACGTCGTCTCGCGCTCCATCTACACCGAGATCCGTGAGGGCCGCGGCTGCGGTCCCGCCGGTGACCACGTGTACCTGGACCTGACGCACCTGCCGCCGGAGCAGCTCGACGCGAAGCTCCCGGACATCACCGAGTTCGCGCGCACCTACCTGGGCATCGAGCCGTACACGGACCCGATCCCGATCCAGCCCACCGCGCACTACGCCATGGGCGGCATCCCGACGAACGTCGAGGGTGAGGTCCTCCGGGACAACACCACCGTCGTTCCGGGCCTGTACGCGGCCGGCGAGGTCGCCTGCGTCTCCGTGCACGGCGCGAACCGCCTGGGCACGAACTCGCTGCTGGACATCAACGTCTTCGGCAAGCGTTCGGGCATCGCGGCCGCCGCGTACGCCCACGCCCACGACTACGTCGAGCTGCCCGAGAACCCGGCGCAGCAGGTCATCGACCAGGTCGAGCGGCTGCGCAACTCCACGGGCAACGAGCGGGTCGCGGACCTGCGCCTGGAGCTCCAGGAGACGATGGACGCCTGCGTGATGGTGTTCCGCACCGAGCAGACGATCAAGACCGCGGTCGAGAAGATCGCGGAGCTGCGCGAGCGGTACCTGAACGTGTCCGTCCAGGACAAGGGCAAGCGCTTCAACACGGACCTGCTGGAAGCCATCGAGCTGGGCAACCTGCTCGACCTGGCCGAGGTCATGGCCGTGTCCGCGCTGGCGCGCAAGGAGTCCCGCGGCGGTCACTACCGCGAGGACTACCCCAACCGCGACGACGTCAACTTCATGCGCCACACCATGGCGTACCGCGAGGTCGGCGATGACGGCAAGGACTCCGTCCGCCTGGACTACAAGCCGGTCGTCGTCACCCGCTACCAGCCGATGGAGCGTAAGTACTGA
- a CDS encoding SCO4848 family membrane protein encodes MRLSRAASWFLLAFGVWSWFIWVSFVRNLWKDGSGLAFDASGDPTAYFWVHLLLAVASFLLGTAVGVIGLLGVRALRRESRTEAGA; translated from the coding sequence ATGAGACTCAGCCGCGCCGCTTCCTGGTTCCTGCTCGCCTTCGGAGTGTGGAGCTGGTTCATCTGGGTGTCTTTCGTCCGGAACCTGTGGAAGGACGGGAGCGGTCTGGCCTTTGACGCCTCGGGGGACCCGACCGCGTACTTCTGGGTCCACCTTCTCCTGGCGGTGGCGTCCTTTCTCCTGGGGACGGCCGTCGGAGTGATCGGGTTGCTCGGGGTGCGGGCTCTGCGGCGCGAATCACGTACGGAGGCGGGCGCGTGA
- the sdhC gene encoding succinate dehydrogenase, cytochrome b556 subunit gives MPAGTLYRGREGMWSWVAHRVTGVLIFFFLFVHVLDTALVRVSPEAYDDVVATYKTPIVALLEYGLVAAILFHALNGLRVIAVDFWSKGPRYQKQMLWTVVGIWVVLMVGALYPVLGHAYLELFGK, from the coding sequence GTGCCGGCTGGAACGTTGTACCGCGGCCGGGAAGGAATGTGGTCCTGGGTGGCTCATCGAGTCACCGGCGTCCTCATCTTCTTCTTCCTGTTCGTACACGTCCTCGACACCGCTCTCGTCCGCGTCTCTCCCGAGGCGTACGACGATGTCGTGGCTACCTACAAGACTCCGATCGTCGCGCTGCTGGAGTACGGCCTCGTCGCCGCAATCCTGTTCCACGCGCTCAACGGTCTCCGTGTCATCGCCGTGGACTTCTGGTCCAAGGGCCCCCGCTACCAGAAGCAGATGCTCTGGACCGTGGTGGGCATCTGGGTCGTGCTGATGGTCGGGGCCCTGTACCCCGTCCTCGGACACGCTTACCTCGAACTCTTCGGGAAGTGA
- a CDS encoding alpha/beta fold hydrolase — protein sequence MTISHDVDGPADAPAVVLLHSSVCDRRMWEPQWKPLLAAGFRVVRPDFRTCGDSPAAEAPYSDPEDVRELLDHLGIRRAAFVGSSYGGRVALTLAALHPELVSALALLCPARPAQRRGPALLAFNAAEAALLDAGDLEGAAALNARQWLGPDADGAAHALVRAMQLGNLRGAQNADWEHELPEPVFEPAAVTAPVLAVGGAHDIADFREVPAELASLVPGAVHVELPWAGHLPSLERPEEINRLLLDFLFEATLPGR from the coding sequence ATGACGATCTCTCATGATGTGGACGGTCCCGCCGACGCTCCGGCCGTCGTCCTGCTGCACTCCTCCGTGTGCGACCGGCGGATGTGGGAGCCGCAGTGGAAGCCGCTGCTCGCCGCCGGATTCCGGGTGGTCCGGCCGGACTTCCGGACCTGCGGGGACTCCCCCGCCGCCGAAGCCCCGTACAGCGACCCCGAGGACGTACGGGAGCTGCTGGATCACCTCGGGATCCGGCGGGCCGCGTTCGTCGGGAGCTCGTACGGCGGGCGGGTCGCGCTGACGCTGGCCGCGCTCCACCCGGAGCTGGTGAGCGCGCTGGCGCTGCTCTGCCCCGCCCGGCCCGCGCAGCGGCGCGGCCCCGCGCTGCTCGCCTTCAACGCCGCCGAGGCCGCCCTGCTCGACGCCGGCGACCTGGAGGGCGCGGCCGCGCTCAACGCCCGCCAGTGGCTCGGCCCGGACGCCGACGGGGCCGCGCACGCCCTCGTACGGGCCATGCAGCTCGGGAACCTGCGGGGCGCTCAGAACGCCGACTGGGAGCACGAGCTCCCCGAGCCCGTCTTCGAGCCGGCCGCGGTCACCGCCCCCGTCCTCGCCGTGGGCGGCGCGCACGACATCGCCGACTTCCGCGAGGTCCCCGCCGAGCTCGCCTCCCTCGTGCCCGGCGCCGTCCACGTCGAGCTGCCCTGGGCCGGACACCTCCCCTCCCTGGAACGCCCGGAGGAGATCAACCGGTTGCTGCTGGACTTCCTCTTCGAAGCGACCCTTCCCGGGCGCTGA